Proteins from a single region of Papaver somniferum cultivar HN1 unplaced genomic scaffold, ASM357369v1 unplaced-scaffold_11, whole genome shotgun sequence:
- the LOC113328535 gene encoding L-type lectin-domain containing receptor kinase IX.1-like, whose translation MAFCYDSSSTSHFLSSIFFFFLIITTLLHLPTPTNSISFKFSNFSQGDSKIHLENDLVIAHNAIALNGTVGRATYSEPIQLWDASTGRLTDFETHFSFIIKCQDDSSPSYCNGITFFLAPFESKIPPNSGDGYLGLMSKGVGQKNLTKDKIVAVEFDTFQNSWDPSYDHVGINVNSIVSVTNVSLESGSMRNGTTADARVTYDSTTSNLSVFLTYNSIVLSHSILHHVVDLSKILPEQISVGFSGSMRDFEYNMFNILSWRFTTSLKKKKKLVAALKGLIAAMSVFGCGLGFALYFWWKKRGNSGKNDHPDVLMNNDFERRTGPKRFSYKELVLATGNFDEGGKLGEGGFGGVYKGILSEKEVAIKKISGGSQQGKKEYESEVKIISQLRHRNLVKLIGWYHKKRELILVYELMPNRSLDKHLYRAENVLPWDVRYKIAIGLASALLYLHEEWEQCVVHRDIKPSNVMLDSNNAKLGDFGLARLIDHGLSSRTTVLAGTMGYLAPECLVKCKTSKRSDIYSFGIVALEIACGRKPVDVTVGVSLVEWVRELYERGKIIKAADERLQMKFDKQQMERLMVIGLWCAHSDPKARPSIRKVTNFLSLESALPDFPSNLPAPVYHIPSMSMCMLASTSYLGDSTNSPMDGSQYCTCVDCTRTNLPPPATPSGGSSSIEALL comes from the coding sequence ATGGCTTTCTGCTACGATTCATCATCTACTTCTCATTTTCTTtcatcaatcttcttcttctttttaatcatcACAACATTACTGCATCTTCCTACCCCAACAAATTCAATCTCCTTCAAATTCTCAAATTTCTCACAGGGTGACTCTAAAATACATTTAGAAAATGATTTAGTTATAGCACATAATGCCATAGCTCTTAATGGCACTGTAGGCCGTGCCACTTACTCGGAACCCATCCAACTTTGGGATGCAAGCACCGGGAGGCTCACAGATTTTGAAACACACTTCTCCTTCATCATAAAGTGCCAAGACGATTCTTCTCCTTCCTATTGTAACGGTATCACTTTCTtccttgcaccttttgagtcgaaAATTCCTCCAAATTCTGGCGATGGATATCTTGGCCTAATGAGTAAGGGCGTTGGTCAAAAAAACTTGACGAAAGATAAAATAGTTGCAGTGGAGTTTGATACTTTTCAGAACTCATGGGATCCAAGTTATGACCACGTGGGTATCAATGTTAACTCAATAGTATCTGTGACTAATGTATCTCTAGAAAGTGGGAGTATGAGAAATGGAACAACGGCTGATGCACGGGTTACTTATGACTCAACTACCAGCAACTTGAGCGTTTTTCTGACTTACAATAGTATTGTTTTAAGCCATTCTATTTTGCATCATGTTGTTGATCTAAGCAAGATTCTACCAGAGCAGATAAGTGTTGGATTTTCAGGTTCCATGCGTGATTTCGAGTATAACATGTTCAACATCCTCTCCTGGCGATTCACTACAtccttaaaaaaaaagaaaaaattggtggcGGCACTGAAAGGTCTTATTGCTGCTATGAGTGTTTTTGGTTGTGGGCTTGGTTTTGCTTTATATTTCTGGTGGAAGAAGAGGGGCAACTCAGGGAAGAATGATCATCCTGATGTGTTGATGAACAATGATTTTGAGAGAAGAACAGGACCTAAGAGATTCTCGTATAAAGAATTGGTTCTTGCTACAGGTAACTTCGATGAGGGAGGAAAACTTGGAGAGGGGGGATTCGGAGGTGTTTATAAAGGGATTTTGAGTGAAAAGGAAGTTGCCATTAAAAAGATTTCTGGAGGTTCACAACAAGGAAAGAAAGAGTATGAATCGGAAGTAAAGATTATAAGCCAGTTACGACATAGAAACTTGGTTAAACTCATAGGTTGGTACCACAAAAAAAGAGAGCTAATTCTTGTTTACGAATTGATGCCGAACAGGAGCCTCGATAAACATTTATATCGAGCGGAAAATGTGCTCCCTTGGGATGTAAGATACAAAATAGCCATTGGGTTAGCTTCTGCATTACTATATCTACATGAAGAATGGGAACAATGTGTAGTTCACAGGGATATTAAACCAAGCAATGTAATGTTGGATTCTAATAATGCGAAACTCGGGGATTTCGGTCTAGCAAGGCTTATTGATCATGGACTGAGTTCTCGTACTACGGTCTTAGCCGGAACAATGGGTTACTTAGCACCAGAATGTCTTGTAAAGTGTAAGACAAGTAAAAGATCCGATATTTATAGTTTCGGAATTGTTGCGCTTGAGATTGCTTGTGGGAGAAAGCCAGTCGATGTAACTGTGGGAGTCTCACTAGTAGAGTGGGTTCGGGAACTGTACGAAAGGGGTAAGATCATCAAAGCGGCTGATGAGAGATTACAAATGAAATTTGACAAACAACAAATGGAACGTTTGATGGTTATAGGGCTATGGTGTGCTCATTCCGATCCTAAAGCTAGACCTTCTATCAGGAAAGTGACTAACTTTCTCAGTTTAGAATCGGCATTGCCGGATTTTCCCTCAAACTTGCCTGCTCCGGTTTATCATATACCGTCGATGAGTATGTGTATGCTTGCTTCCACGTCATATTTGGGTGATTCTACTAATTCTCCGATGGATGGTAGCCAGTACTGTACTTGCGTTGATTGTACTCGCACCAATTTGCCTCCACCGGCGACGCCTTCCGGTGGCTCTTCCTCAATAGAAGCTCTCTTATAA